One region of Polypterus senegalus isolate Bchr_013 chromosome 11, ASM1683550v1, whole genome shotgun sequence genomic DNA includes:
- the tbcb gene encoding tubulin-folding cofactor B: MEGVLINTNPTVSVRLTSTLSSFEAERRFNRGLTLAELKCKLELVVGTPASSMELQLFSTTNKFLMNMDNDEALLGSYPVDDDCRIHVIDKSGAKIGEFEDLSRVEKYELPDDVYDKRTDSIRSFLKKKKAGRFKEEDMEKEAEKEAEEKAATENVTVGSRCEVTVPGQPRKLGTVMFVGKTEFKPGYWVGIKYDEPLGKNDGSVNGKRYFECQDKYGAFVKPQNITVGDFPEEDYGLNDEM; the protein is encoded by the exons ATGGAAGGTGTGCTGATAAACACGAACCCAACGGTATCGGTCCGATTGACCAGTACGTTAAGCTCCTTTGAAGCCGAGCGCCGTTTCAATCGAGGCCTGACGTTAGCTGAACTGAAG TGTAAGTTGGAACTGGTTGTTGGCACTCCAGCTTCCAGCATGGAGCTACAGCTATTCAGCACCACCAATAAATTTCTGATGAACATGGATAATGACGAGGCCTTGCTAGGATCATACCCAGTTGATGATGACTGCAGAATTCAT GTAATTGATAAGAGTGGTGCAAAAATAGGAGAGTTTGAAGACCTTTCACGGGTGGAAAAATATGAATTGCCAGATGATGTCTACGATAAAAGAACAG ATTCAATCCGGTCTTTCCTAAAGAAAAAGAAGGCAGGACGTTTCaaagaggaagatatggaaaaggaGGCAGAGAAAGAAGCTGAAGAGAAGGCTGCAACAGAGAACGTTACTGTGGGATCCCGATGTGAGGTGACAGTTCCAGGACAGCCAAGAAAGCTTGGCACTGTAATGTTTGTAG GCAAAACCGAGTTTAAACCTGGCTATTGGGTTGGCATTAAATATGACGAACCTTTAGGAAAAAATGATGGAAG tgtTAATGGAAAAAGATATTTTGAGTGCCAAGATAAATATGGAGCATTTGTCAAGCCACAAAATATCACTGTTGGAGACTTTCCAGAAGAAGATTATGGACTGAATgatgaaatgtaa